The DNA region AAGGAACAATAAACAACTACTGAAATTGACAAGGATGAAGGGTCACCTGTACATGCTCCTTAGTCAACCTGCTTGTTGCACAGATTGCGGGAAAAGAAGAAAGGGTGAGTCAAAAGGCATTGGAAATCTTAACAGGACATAAAGTTCTCACTGCAAACCACATATCCCAAAAATCTTGCTGATGCAAACGAAGAAGCATGACAGTTAATTGCCTGAAGTAGGCATATTCCCTAGGAAGATTGATTGTCTTGAAAAAATgttataatgatttttttttctacatCAACATATTGTACTTCAAGCCATTCTACATGTAAATACTGGCAACATGAAAGTTACAGTTAAAGACTATCAAGTTGAGATTAAATCAAGTATTTGCTTCTATTTTCGACATCTTAGCCTAACAAATAGGTGGATTGCAAAGCAGGAGAGACAATTTTACTCTTTCAGATGGATACTTACGGAGGTATTGGTACAATTAATCTCTGGTTGTCTGATTGAGGATTTAAGCCCAATGGAGATGAAATAATGGCTTTGTCCATCTCTTTGAGGGTCTGCAAAAGACAATTGATCATGATGCATGTTTATATAAAATACACTTCTGTTTAGCAACTTCTTTGCACCCATAATGTATATAAAGAAATGCTCCATTAATCAAGTAAGGCAAATATGTATGGAAAAAATATCGAAAACCAGACAGTATATGTGTATGGGTTTAAGTGTATAAAATTACATTCGGATCATAAGGATTCACTGACAAGGTTTTCGGGTCTAGCACTGAAATGACAGCCATCCTGCAAAGAGGTGTCTTAACACCTCCTGTTTCAACAATGATATGATCTAGCATCCCTGTTAAATCCAAGAAGCTAAAAGAATGAGTCCAAATCAAAGGCAAACAAAGTAGCTTGTATTACAACAGAAATCCATTCATGTACCAGCTGATGCTCTTCCAGTTCGCAGCTTGGTCAATTCTCGCGATAGTGCATCAATTGCTGCTTCCATCTGTGAGACTGCAGTAGCTTTAATGGTAGGACCCACGTTTACAGCTGCCGGTGCATTTCCATAATCATCGTCATCTACCTCCTCCCCTACAAATTCATCGTGGGGGACAACAGATTCCAAGAGGTCAGAAACTTCAAGTATATTGCCTCAAAACAAGAAACTTGAAGATACCATTTTGTGTATTTGTGATGAACAAACTCCAGAAACCTTTTATTCTGAATGATCAACTAATCCTCTTGGTTCAAATAACAAACATTAACTTTTGTGAAACAAAGTCAATAAATACGCGTAAGtctctcttttttcttcttttaatgAGAGTAATAGTTCATTGATGTGAATGTGGATACCCCCTCTTAAAATGCAGAAAGTAGAGAATTCTAACTAAGACATGATTTTTACAAAGAACATCCAATCTCCAATGGTGACCGatatcatatttcatccaaaactatACCAAAAATAGAAAGGTTCCATCATTACAAATAATAATAACCCAAATGAAAGGTAACAAATGCAAAACGAGAGAAAATGCACACATGATATTAATGGAAGATAAAATTGCGCCCACCCATTTGAGCAACTATAATATATCCTAACATACTTTTCATGAGTTTTAACTAATTCCACCAACGGTATAAACAATTTTTACACTAACAAGTAACCTTTGTTATTCAGGTAACCTGTCTTATTTTCAAGATCACAAATCACACTTTTTCATGATATTCTTTTGTCGACCTGATAGCAGTGTTTATAACTTAAActcatttccatttttcataGTTTAGGCTGTGATAGTATGTTAATTACCATTTTTATCAGTTATTGATTAATGCTTATTATATAGAGATTTACATTTACCTATAGTATTAGTCATTAGGTTGTAAGTGAACTAATTGTGTTAGTATATTTTACACTGTCAGCACATAGAAACCTAAAATCATTTTTCATATACAAAATCTTGAAACTTCAACTCTACTTTACTAAGCAATTAGCTTTACTAAGGAGTTGATTTCTCATACGGTCGCTACTTTTtctgagataataactattagttgagtTACCATCTCGCATACTTGAGAAATGTAAATAGAATATGCACTAAATTGGAGGATCAATAATAAGAAAGGGAAATAGAATGAGTACTCATTTGTCTTCTTCCTTTAGCAAAACCCCTTCGACTTTCAAGTATAAAATTGTTGGTCTGTTGCATAGAAAAAGGAACAGTTGTTTCTTTGTGAAATGGACTTGAATTGGGCCCGCCCAAAGAGGAGAAACGGGTCAAATTAGTGGCCCGTAATGCACCATAGATGTTGCGGTAAGAAACTAATGCTCGTCTAATTAACATCGCCATGAATTCTCAAAGGTTTATTATTACGTTTCTTTTTTCCTATCTTGTGCTGGCTGGTTTATAGGGTTTTACGAAAAACCCTCCTCCCTCTAGGGGTGTGAACCGGGGAACTCTTATTCGGTTTAATGAAATAGACTGGCCGAACCGGATCGGTTTGGTTTGAATATGAGCCGAGTGTCTATCAGAAATAACTTCTTTGGGGGTAACGTGTGCTTACATCCTACACTTTCAAACTCTACTTGTGGAGTTAcgctgagtatgttgttgttgttgttgtcaggGCCGTCTTAACAAAATTAGGGGCCTAAATCCAAGCTTCAGAGAGGCCCtaaaaaaatttctttttttttttaaaaaaggaaagaTTGAAATAGTAATGGAGTAAGAATATCAACAACGACAAATATTTAATGAACATATAAATAAAGTTAGCATAATAGAATATGACTCAAAAAATTGATAAGTTGATATAACGATATCGAAATGGTGTTGCACTGCTTCAATATGATGATTCTTTGTTGCAATGCTTGAAATTTTAAAGAAGATATCAACAAGCAAGTTTTGATCTCTTGCAGGCGTTTGAGAATTCAAAATATTGAAAATAAGAATAGTGAAACGGAGAATGAAAAAGGTAAATGTAGGAATAATAATGTGGGCCCATTTTAATTGGTAAGATATAAATGAGGCAATAAAGTAGGTATCCAATTACCTACATAAGAAAacaatttcctaaaaattatttCATTCCTTAATTATTACAATGATCCCcacattaaaaataaaaaattattgcattttctccTCAAAAATTTCTCTTCAAATTTAACAAAGCAAATTTTACTTTTAATAATACACTAGTACACATAATACATCTTCAAGAAAAAAGTGGAAACCCCAAAAAATTGGGGCCCCAAGCCATTGCTTGAGTGGCTTCATAATCTAGCCGGCACTGGTTGTTGTTGGTTCTCGGTGTGTACTAGTCGTATGAGGCCCGGGCTTAACTCatgatataaaaataataatttaattaaagaaatataatgaTGCATTAATTATATCTTGTCGATAAGTCTTTATAATTATTAAAATTTCTTTGTCACATAATTGAATATTAttcaaaacaaaaaatatttatgaggaaGAATTAGCAAATACAAAGGAATACAAAATCCAATATTACTTTATGatataaaatatgaaaaataattaCGACTCTGTGAAGATCATAAATTGAAAAACATAAGTTAAGTTTTAAACGAAATTAAGGGAAAATAAACTCATTAATTGAACCTGGTTAATAATCAATCTAATTCTTCATACATATTGTATGCTTGAAAATATTCATTCTTAGTTAACCAAACAATagattttcaaaaaataataattcatctCGACTGATAATACTATCTTTCATTTCCAACACTATATGAGACCAGTTAATTAGAATAAAATTATTCACAAAATCTTTTATGCAGTTTAGATAAATAAGTTAGGACAAAAGAACCAACTACATGAGAATCGTATTGATTCAACGCGAATAAAATACGAAATCATGCAATCAGtaggttttgattttttttactgACAAATATGAAGTAAAGGTGCATGAAGAAATTAGTGGTATATCagattaaaaaattaataaatctATCTTAATTTGATAAAATAAACAAATGAAAAACAAAAATTGTTTTTAATATAATAGACAAGTTAAATAGAGtaatctaatacttcctccggttcaaaataagAGTCTTTCGCATACcgtttaagaaaatattaactcaaAAAAAAATGTGGACTAAATTATCCTTAATTAAAGACCTAATTATATAGTTTCTTGATTACATAAaaaattcacttatctaaataggggtaaatttggaagaaaataatttatttatttttaattatataaGTAGACACTTATTTTGACTCAAAATAAAAAGGTTAAGTGAACACTTATTGTGAATTGGACGGAATCTGGAATAGGAAGATATCCCAAATGTTATTAGTGTCAACAACACCGTACAATTTACAAAGGCCCAACTGAAATTTGGCTGAAGAAAATAAATGAGGGCAACAGCCTTGTTGCCACGTGTAGGATCTCAATAGGAGCTATTAGTAATGTGAGGATGACAAAAGCGTTTTATCAACGCttaaatatatatagtagtaatttcAGAAAATCGAATTAACCAATAGCTTTTTGTTATTTCAAACGGACTAATCACTAATAGTCACTTTGGCCAACTTTCTAGAAAGTCAaatgtttaattattatttttcttagaaaaacacttattttagagatttagtaggcgtttggataaTCCAAAAATTGGGGAATCCAGGCACTCTTATAGTGAACAAAACAGAGTAGCGGACCTCCTGAATAGGAAGGATCGAAGAGCAGCTTTTTGAATCATACTCACTTTTTAATAGTTCCCCCTTTGTATATAAAGCAGTTTGGGCAAATATTTTGAGAATTTCTTTTGCTAGAAATATTTCTGTTTGTAACCAAGATAACCTTTTGCTAACTTATGTTCAACAAGAGCCTGATATGGGGCAAGATCCCCAAACTCTGTGcaattattttgttatatatatcATAAAATTTGGATTGCAAAAGTTGTATTTTTTTCATAAACATGAAAATCCTAACAAATATTTATGAGACTATTTAAACTTTCCCAACTCTTATACAATATTTCAAATGAGCAAACAATAATTTTATAAACAAGGTACCGGAATATCCTAAGACACTGAATTAATAAATCACATATCTTTATGTTTCTTGTAAaattaagctaaaagagtaacaatATAAAAGGATGAAAGCAATAGAAATAGGAAGACGAGATGAGAACTTTCTTATTCATCTAAGTGTGTACAATATCATTCTCAATGCATCTATTTATAAGGCAATATTGAATAACATGAAAAGGTGTCATAAACATGGCATTTACCCTTGACAAGGTGGGGAAGATTATGGGGTTGTGGGAGATGAATGAGGAGGTAGTGGATGTGTGGTGTTACTACACTTAATGGTGGAATTACACGTAGGAGTTATGGACATCCACAATTAACTAATAttaatatttacaacactccctcttggatgtccattgatagatagtatgcctcgttaaaaccttactaggaaaaatcTCGTGggaaaaaattctagtgaaggaaaaagagtacacatatgtagtaatacgcattgctagctgcctcattaaaaaccttgccaggaaaacTCAGTGAGACAAAACCTtggctaagggaaaaagagtacagcgcGTATTATACTCCCCCTGATGAAAATGTTACTTAATTCTTAGAGATGACACATCTcaatcttgtataccaacttcTCAAATGTCGAGGTTGGTAAGGCTTTAGTGAGCATATCCGTCAAATCATCAATCAAGTGTATTTATTGAACATCTATTTTGCCATTTTGTTGAAGATCATGTTTGGAATAAAAACTTCGGCGAAATGTGTTATGTTCTGTCTCCTTTGATATATCCTTCTTTCAATTGAGAACCTTCGTATAATATTATTGAAATCTTCATTTTCAAATAAACATCATACTATTGCAAAATGCGTTGAATTATTGATCTCAGCCAAATACGCATTCCTGACTTGCTTTGTACGTAGCTATCACATTTGCAGGACTAGAATAAGTATCAATAATTATCGGTAACTTGCTCGAAGAACAAACTTCATGTAATAATAAAAATAGTGCCCTGCATTTTACATAACCAACAAAACCTTGATAATATTTTTTAGGATAAACAAATCTATATCAATAATTTCTTTTGTAGTGTATAATCGATCATGATTCAATATACCCATCATTTTCATGAAGTCTAAATTATATTTATTATATCTAGTGACATCACAACCATTGGGGTACTCAATGAAATCGCACCATGTAAAGATTTGCTGAAGCTTTATTTTCGTAAACCTGATATGCTTCAGACCAATTTAAATCCCTACGGATTTTCTTTCGCTGTCTGTATAGCCATATTGACAACAATTCATTATACGCATTCAAAATTTTCATGTACTGCCAGACTGTACAACAACCTCATTGCATCTACCACAGAAGAATACATATCCATACAATAATGCTAGGACTTGCGAAAAACCTTTATGCCACAAGGCACAAGCCGTATTTTATATTTACGATTTTAATTTATCATTTTACTTTTCGCACACGAACCCATTTGTACCCCACTGACATTATACCTTGAGGTCCTTGGAGTATAGATCCAAAACATCACTTTTCCAACTAAAACGAAATATACTTGAATTGCGTATTTTATTTGGCCAATCATTATTGCTGTCAACATTCTTTGATAGATTTGAATTCAAGATCCTCATCACCAATTATGATGTTGAGCACTACATCATCACCAATTATAATGTTGAGCACTACATTATATCAAAGGGACCGTCGACGGGTATTTGATAGTGGTTCCACTACGACCTAACTTATCGAGATCTgttcatttttcatcattttccgATACCTGAACCTTTATCAAGGTTTTATGAAGTGTTATATCCTGATGCTCGTTTAAAGCACTTGCTTCATTATTATGACCATCAATCATTTGCTCATCTCCTTCTTCAAGGAGTTTTACTTTTGGAACCGGTTGGTCTATCGCCATAGACTATGTTCTTCAAGGACTATTCTAATTAGAGCATTTGCATCTGGAATATAATATTCACTTTGGGtcagtaaatgcgtctggcaGTTAACTTGAATTATCTTTTCAACAAGGATCATACCAGTGATAATTCATTGCATATACCTTATTTTTTAGCTGCTTATCATCCCTCCCCCTAATGTTATGTAATCTAACATTTACCTCCCAACCTTATTTGGGGACCCCTCTATGTGCGTTGtggtggagcaattaaatcatatacCACACATTTAAATTTCTAGATAGGAATTATttggttcctgaccctgaaccaattatAATAAGGGAACTTATTATAACTTGTTGGCTTGATGCGTAAAAGTGCTGCTACATATTAAATAACATATCTCATCCCAAATTTCTTTTTAGAAGTTTTGTTCTCATAACCAATTGTTTAGCTATAATCAGAGGCATACAATT from Lycium barbarum isolate Lr01 chromosome 10, ASM1917538v2, whole genome shotgun sequence includes:
- the LOC132613616 gene encoding uncharacterized protein LOC132613616 — translated: MAMLIRRALVSYRNIYGALRATNLTRFSSLGGPNSSPFHKETTVPFSMQQTNNFILESRRGFAKGRRQMREEVDDDDYGNAPAAVNVGPTIKATAVSQMEAAIDALSRELTKLRTGRASAGMLDHIIVETGGVKTPLCRMAVISVLDPKTLSVNPYDPNTLKEMDKAIISSPLGLNPQSDNQRLIVPIPPLTKEHVQAVCKVVAKSSEDVKQSIRRARQKALDTIKKSVPKKKDKDKSASAFSEDDAKRLEKEIDDLTKKFIKSAEDMCKSKEKEITSA